The proteins below are encoded in one region of Pirellulales bacterium:
- a CDS encoding response regulator, producing MPHSLTVSIADDEPAVRHTLERMLVALGHTVLSLAENGQQLLDQCGQARPELAIIDLEMPVLDGLATAEELRSLAPVPIILLSGHPDFQQVVRSQEPIEVYLAKPITLRDLDRAIQEALARINGGQPV from the coding sequence ATGCCACATTCACTGACTGTCAGCATCGCCGACGACGAGCCCGCCGTGCGCCATACGCTCGAGCGGATGCTCGTTGCGTTGGGCCATACCGTGCTTTCGCTGGCCGAGAACGGCCAACAGTTGCTGGACCAGTGCGGGCAGGCGCGGCCGGAGTTGGCCATCATCGATTTGGAGATGCCCGTGCTCGATGGACTGGCCACGGCCGAGGAGTTGCGATCGCTGGCCCCGGTGCCGATCATCTTATTATCGGGTCATCCCGACTTCCAGCAGGTCGTTCGCAGCCAGGAGCCGATCGAGGTCTATCTGGCGAAGCCGATTACGTTGCGCGATCTCGACCGCGCGATCCAAGAGGCGTTGGCGCGGATTAACGGCGGCCAGCCCGTGTGA
- a CDS encoding sigma-70 family RNA polymerase sigma factor, whose amino-acid sequence MRSTYENNDSLQAYLDQMGRFPRLTAAEESAAADRLVDARRRLRTCLLSSDFVLEKAARLLERLQQRELRLDHTIGFSTNDAAERQRVTALLPTVVERLRTVLRDNRRDFAQLMRRGLPVEERRAAWRRMAARRRTVGSAVDQIGIRTRHLQRWEQQLESLAMEVESLRRRVTPVQTSGPDAVTPDARTKEERRRLHALLRETGQLPATLGRQIESCRRHEREYEEIKQHIVSSNLRLVVALAKRYRRRGVGFLDLIQEGNASLLQAVDRWDPKRGKFATYATWWARQAMKQAVRLQPRTIRLPEQVVERLRRIQGAARSLVQQHGFHPDVETLASKAGMSTEQAERMLRVHREPFSLDQPFDENSEAAMGELIVDPRASAFAEDFSREQLKSRLADVLTELNERQRTVISLRFGLLDGSQRTLDEVGKLMSLTREGVRQIELRAVERLRHPTRSRLLRGFLDTDEIHTMNRG is encoded by the coding sequence ATGAGATCGACGTACGAGAACAACGACTCGCTTCAGGCCTATCTTGACCAGATGGGGAGGTTCCCGCGGCTGACGGCGGCTGAAGAGTCGGCCGCGGCAGACCGGCTGGTGGACGCGCGCCGGCGGCTGCGGACCTGCCTTTTATCGAGCGATTTCGTTCTTGAAAAGGCGGCCCGCTTGCTTGAGCGCTTGCAACAGCGCGAGTTGCGGCTCGACCACACGATCGGATTTTCGACCAACGACGCCGCCGAGCGGCAAAGGGTGACGGCGCTGTTGCCGACGGTCGTCGAGCGGCTTCGTACCGTTTTGCGCGACAACCGCCGCGATTTTGCACAGTTGATGCGCCGCGGTTTGCCCGTCGAAGAGCGGCGGGCCGCTTGGCGGAGGATGGCGGCGCGGCGCCGCACGGTCGGGTCTGCGGTCGATCAGATTGGCATCCGCACGCGGCATTTGCAGCGGTGGGAACAGCAGTTGGAGTCGCTGGCAATGGAAGTCGAGTCGCTCCGCCGTCGCGTTACACCCGTTCAGACGTCGGGCCCCGATGCCGTGACACCCGATGCCCGGACAAAAGAGGAGCGGCGACGGTTGCATGCCCTGCTGCGAGAGACCGGGCAGCTTCCTGCGACGCTTGGCCGGCAAATCGAGTCTTGCCGGCGGCACGAGCGCGAGTATGAGGAGATCAAACAACACATCGTTTCCAGCAACCTGCGGCTGGTGGTGGCGCTGGCCAAGCGCTATCGCCGCCGCGGCGTCGGCTTTCTCGACCTGATCCAGGAGGGAAACGCCAGCCTGCTGCAGGCGGTCGACCGCTGGGACCCGAAGAGGGGCAAGTTCGCCACCTATGCCACCTGGTGGGCGCGCCAGGCGATGAAGCAAGCGGTCCGTTTGCAGCCGCGGACGATTCGCCTGCCCGAACAGGTCGTCGAGCGCTTGCGCCGCATTCAAGGCGCCGCTCGCTCGCTGGTGCAGCAGCACGGTTTCCATCCCGACGTGGAGACGCTCGCCAGCAAGGCCGGCATGTCGACCGAGCAGGCGGAGCGGATGCTGCGGGTCCATCGTGAGCCGTTTTCACTCGATCAGCCCTTCGATGAAAACAGCGAGGCGGCCATGGGAGAACTGATCGTCGACCCCCGCGCGAGCGCCTTTGCCGAAGATTTTAGCCGCGAACAGCTCAAGTCGCGTTTGGCCGACGTGCTCACCGAACTCAATGAGCGGCAGCGGACCGTGATCAGCCTGCGATTTGGCCTGCTCGACGGGTCGCAGCGGACCCTGGACGAGGTGGGCAAGCTCATGAGTCTGACTCGCGAAGGGGTGCGGCAAATCGAGCTCCGCGCCGTCGAGCGCTTGCGCCATCCCACCCGCAGCCGTCTGTTGCGGGGGTTTCTCGACACCGACGAAATACATACAATGAACCGTGGATAA